The proteins below come from a single Methanothrix thermoacetophila PT genomic window:
- a CDS encoding glutaredoxin family protein, which yields MGKVHVDGHDAGAVTLYALSTCMWCKKTRDLLSKLGVSYDYVYVDLTSGAERAELIDELRKFNPDLTFPTLVANGRVIIGFKEKEIMSALGAL from the coding sequence ATGGGAAAGGTACATGTCGATGGGCACGATGCTGGTGCTGTGACACTTTATGCGTTGAGCACATGCATGTGGTGCAAGAAGACGAGGGATCTTCTCTCGAAGCTCGGCGTGAGCTACGATTATGTTTACGTGGATCTGACGAGTGGCGCTGAGAGAGCGGAGCTAATTGATGAGCTCAGGAAATTCAACCCGGATCTCACTTTTCCGACGCTCGTTGCAAATGGCAGGGTTATCATTGGATTCAAAGAGAAGGAGATAATGAGCGCGCTGGGGGCATTATAG
- a CDS encoding endonuclease III domain-containing protein: protein MSGDILVKVIEILERAYGVPEVQSADPVDLLVLTILSQNTSDINSSRAFEQLKRRFGSYTEILNASEEEIADAIRPGGLADIKAARIKGALERLRDDFGSVDLSPLKRMSAVEARNYLKSIPGIGPKTASVLMLFGFGMSAMPVDTHVYRVSRRMGLVPENASIEETQRILEEITPHEKYISLHINLIRHGRLVCKARNPLCKKCELKGLCRYAQMQQC from the coding sequence ATGTCTGGTGATATTCTCGTTAAAGTAATCGAGATCCTGGAGAGAGCCTATGGCGTGCCTGAGGTCCAAAGCGCAGATCCTGTTGATCTCCTGGTTCTGACGATACTCTCACAGAACACATCTGACATAAACTCCAGCAGGGCGTTTGAGCAGCTGAAGAGGAGATTCGGGAGCTACACCGAGATCCTGAATGCCTCCGAGGAGGAGATCGCAGATGCAATCCGCCCAGGAGGCCTGGCCGATATTAAGGCCGCCAGGATCAAGGGGGCTCTCGAGAGGCTGAGAGATGACTTCGGGTCTGTCGACCTCTCGCCGCTGAAGAGGATGAGCGCAGTGGAGGCGAGGAACTACCTCAAATCGATTCCTGGAATCGGACCAAAGACCGCGTCGGTGCTCATGCTCTTCGGATTCGGCATGTCTGCGATGCCGGTTGACACGCACGTATACCGCGTCTCAAGAAGGATGGGACTGGTACCAGAGAACGCGAGCATCGAGGAGACGCAGAGGATCCTGGAGGAGATCACGCCACATGAGAAGTACATCTCACTTCACATCAACCTGATCCGTCATGGCAGGCTAGTCTGCAAGGCCAGAAATCCGCTCTGCAAGAAATGCGAGTTGAAGGGACTCTGCAGATACGCACAGATGCAGCAGTGCTGA
- a CDS encoding ferredoxin-thioredoxin reductase catalytic domain-containing protein: protein MVSDEDVERLYQRLKDDAESAGYHLNSDRQFVMGVVRGLLTNEERFGYMACPCRLPSGKREEDLDIICPCDYRDQDLAEFGACYCALYVSERVARGEEGLRPVPERRGSRSSRPASETAEPHIEGLSKPVWRCRVCGYLCARDEPPEICPICKASRERFERFM, encoded by the coding sequence GTGGTGAGCGATGAGGATGTGGAGCGGCTGTACCAGAGGCTCAAAGATGATGCCGAATCCGCAGGGTATCATCTCAACTCCGACAGGCAGTTCGTCATGGGGGTCGTTCGAGGCCTCCTGACGAATGAGGAGCGCTTCGGGTACATGGCATGCCCCTGCAGGCTGCCATCCGGGAAGAGGGAAGAGGATCTGGACATAATCTGCCCATGCGACTACAGGGATCAGGATCTCGCGGAGTTCGGGGCGTGCTATTGTGCTCTGTATGTCTCTGAGCGCGTCGCGAGGGGCGAGGAGGGGCTGAGACCGGTGCCGGAGAGGCGTGGATCCAGGAGCTCCCGGCCAGCCTCTGAGACCGCTGAGCCGCATATCGAAGGTCTGTCCAAGCCAGTGTGGAGGTGCAGGGTCTGCGGATATCTCTGCGCCAGAGATGAGCCCCCGGAGATATGCCCGATATGCAAGGCCTCTAGGGAGAGGTTCGAGAGGTTCATGTAA
- a CDS encoding SHOCT domain-containing protein has protein sequence MDWDHMMDWGPMWWGTWGIFPFIWMIGYWLVFLVIAYLVYKDAEARGMNGLLWAVLVVLPWIGMLFLLIYLLKREEIGGSIRNAESILDERYARGELTRDEYLRMKEDLKRGRE, from the coding sequence ATGGATTGGGATCACATGATGGACTGGGGGCCGATGTGGTGGGGCACATGGGGCATATTCCCTTTCATCTGGATGATCGGATACTGGCTGGTGTTTCTGGTCATAGCGTATCTTGTCTACAAAGATGCTGAAGCCAGGGGTATGAACGGCCTGCTCTGGGCGGTCCTCGTCGTGCTTCCATGGATCGGCATGCTGTTTCTCCTCATTTACCTGTTGAAGAGGGAGGAGATAGGCGGTTCGATCAGGAACGCAGAGTCGATCCTGGATGAGAGATATGCGAGAGGCGAGCTGACGAGGGATGAGTACCTCAGGATGAAAGAGGATCTAAAACGGGGAAGAGAATGA
- a CDS encoding 4Fe-4S dicluster domain-containing protein: MMFFIEKKDLPEMLRRAGTIFEIIAPVLVNGEPQLVTWNGEDLALSASNPLMPPTRLFLPPRETLFSYLQESGLYTFEVPDVRKRLIVGVRPCDLRALSLLDRIMLSEPADELYSERRRSTAIIALNCTEPSESCFCAQMGSGPEAQEGFDLLLTDLGERYLLEAGSPDGIMLARVSEELLEVADDEMIVRKRELMRKSCERIVSARPWLSLDHMRPRLREIDWRSLSKECISCGGCSFVCPTCHCFTIADLGLPDGERIRCADSCILSGFHRMASGANPRARPEERLLSWYMEKLEHMPVRTGMLGCVGCGRCDRVCFSGLHKTDLFR, from the coding sequence ATGATGTTCTTCATCGAAAAGAAGGACCTCCCTGAGATGCTCAGAAGGGCTGGCACAATCTTCGAGATCATCGCGCCGGTCCTCGTAAATGGAGAGCCGCAGCTTGTGACCTGGAATGGGGAGGATCTGGCGCTCAGCGCTTCGAATCCGCTCATGCCGCCCACGCGGCTGTTCCTCCCACCGCGTGAGACGCTCTTCTCATACCTTCAGGAGAGCGGCCTTTACACCTTCGAGGTACCGGATGTGAGGAAGAGGCTGATCGTGGGGGTGAGGCCATGCGATCTCCGTGCCCTCTCCCTGCTTGACAGGATAATGCTCTCCGAGCCTGCTGATGAACTCTACTCCGAACGGAGGAGATCGACTGCGATCATAGCTCTGAACTGCACAGAGCCCTCTGAGAGCTGCTTCTGTGCCCAGATGGGATCCGGACCTGAGGCGCAGGAGGGCTTTGATCTCCTTCTCACTGATCTGGGGGAACGCTACCTCCTGGAGGCAGGATCGCCAGATGGCATCATGCTCGCAAGGGTCTCAGAGGAGCTTCTTGAGGTAGCGGATGATGAAATGATCGTGCGAAAAAGGGAGCTGATGAGAAAAAGCTGCGAGAGGATTGTTAGCGCAAGGCCATGGCTCTCTCTGGACCACATGAGACCTAGGCTCAGAGAGATAGACTGGAGATCTTTGTCGAAGGAATGTATCTCATGCGGAGGATGCAGCTTTGTCTGCCCCACGTGCCATTGTTTCACAATCGCAGACCTCGGCCTGCCTGATGGAGAGAGAATCAGGTGTGCTGACTCCTGCATCCTCTCAGGGTTTCACAGAATGGCATCCGGAGCCAACCCAAGGGCCAGACCTGAGGAAAGACTCCTATCATGGTACATGGAGAAGCTGGAGCACATGCCGGTGCGCACCGGAATGCTCGGCTGCGTTGGATGCGGAAGGTGCGACAGGGTCTGCTTCTCAGGTCTGCACAAAACAGATCTCTTCAGGTAA
- the budA gene encoding acetolactate decarboxylase, whose product MRHFIETVAILLIMSMPICSPAGSGDVLFQVSTISALMDGAFDGSVAFGDLKKHGDFGLGTFDALDGEMVGLDGRFYQVRADGSVHEVNDSMLTPFADVTFFDPDDAVALSSSNMTEVERSLEELLPTRNIFYAIRIDGTFSHVRARSVPAQIRPYTNLTIAVTNQSIFELYNQSGTAVGFWTPSYASGLNVPGYHLHFINDERTAGGHLLDFHLTNGSASIDYTDIFMMVLPANEGFRRAELEGMDLEATKDVENVRTG is encoded by the coding sequence ATGAGGCACTTTATTGAGACAGTTGCAATACTGCTCATCATGAGCATGCCGATCTGCAGCCCCGCAGGATCCGGTGATGTGCTCTTCCAGGTCTCCACGATATCCGCACTCATGGATGGTGCTTTCGATGGATCGGTGGCATTTGGTGATCTGAAGAAGCACGGGGACTTCGGACTCGGCACATTCGATGCGCTCGATGGTGAGATGGTTGGGCTTGATGGTCGGTTCTATCAGGTAAGAGCCGATGGTTCTGTTCACGAGGTCAACGATTCCATGCTCACGCCGTTTGCAGATGTCACGTTCTTTGATCCCGATGATGCGGTTGCGCTCAGCAGCTCAAACATGACCGAGGTGGAGAGATCCCTGGAGGAGCTGCTGCCGACAAGGAACATCTTCTACGCGATCAGGATCGATGGGACGTTCAGCCATGTCAGAGCCAGAAGCGTTCCTGCTCAGATCAGACCATATACGAATCTCACGATTGCTGTTACAAATCAGAGCATCTTCGAGCTTTACAATCAGAGTGGCACAGCCGTCGGATTCTGGACGCCATCATATGCAAGTGGGCTGAATGTTCCAGGATACCACCTCCACTTCATAAACGACGAGAGAACAGCAGGCGGTCATCTGCTCGATTTTCATTTGACGAACGGTAGCGCTTCCATCGATTACACAGATATCTTCATGATGGTCCTGCCGGCCAATGAGGGGTTCCGCAGAGCAGAGCTTGAGGGGATGGATCTGGAAGCTACGAAGGATGTGGAGAACGTGAGGACCGGATGA
- the fdhF gene encoding formate dehydrogenase subunit alpha produces MDAIETTCVYCGCGCGLYLHVENSKVIAVTPSLKPPARGRLCAKGWLLHGFVNHPDRLREPLIRRGDRYVQTSWSEALSYIAESFSEIKRDSGPDALAVLTSAKATNEENYLLMKLCRAAFGTNNIDNVARLCHAPTLFALGSSLGSGSMTNPMESLLHSDAIMIIGSNTTEQHPAVAFHIMEARRNGARIIVIDPRRTQIAEIADLHLQLRPGTDIALLNAILNVLVQEGMIDEEFIRSRTEGFDAARDRIAEYTPEVAERICGVPADLIHDAAVLYGGADNAAIVYAMGITQHTHGTDNVQAIVNLALATGNLGRDGSGIYPLRGHQNVQGACDMGALPDYYTGYQRVSEFRGKFEDAWDVKLPTSQGNTAVEIMGSAGSDIRGMYISGENPLLSYPNSSRIRRALESLDLLVVSDIFPTETTRMADVVLPIASFAEKDGTVTSTERKVQLIRKAIDPPGSALPEWVVAAKLLEAFGLSSGYRSSADVMREIASLTPSYGGITHERLEGGGIHWPCPTPDHPGTPVLYRDGFPRGHASFRHVDQCEHQHHKFTLIIGRSQYQFHTGSMTRRVCILEREVPEAFVDINPEDAAALGIRNGTGVILESESGTIRARARLSDNVKRGTLFIPFHFRESPANMLTGWQLDPHSRIPGLKITSVSIRREGA; encoded by the coding sequence TTGGATGCGATCGAGACGACCTGCGTCTACTGCGGCTGTGGCTGCGGCCTTTATCTCCACGTCGAGAACAGCAAGGTCATAGCTGTCACACCATCCCTGAAGCCACCCGCCCGCGGAAGGCTCTGCGCAAAGGGGTGGCTCCTTCATGGCTTTGTGAACCACCCTGACAGGCTCAGAGAGCCGCTGATTCGCAGGGGCGACCGTTATGTTCAGACGTCCTGGAGCGAGGCGCTCTCATACATAGCAGAATCCTTCTCTGAGATAAAAAGGGATTCCGGACCGGATGCACTTGCGGTTCTCACATCTGCGAAGGCGACCAACGAGGAGAACTATCTTCTCATGAAGCTGTGCCGCGCAGCATTTGGGACAAACAACATCGACAACGTCGCGCGCCTCTGCCATGCTCCCACGCTCTTCGCCCTGGGATCATCTCTGGGAAGTGGCTCGATGACGAACCCGATGGAGAGCCTGCTCCACTCTGATGCGATAATGATCATAGGGTCGAACACAACAGAGCAGCATCCTGCTGTCGCTTTTCACATCATGGAAGCCAGGAGAAACGGTGCTAGGATCATCGTGATAGATCCGAGGAGGACGCAGATAGCTGAAATCGCGGATCTGCACCTCCAGCTGAGGCCTGGCACTGATATCGCCCTTTTAAACGCGATCCTGAATGTCCTGGTCCAGGAGGGGATGATCGATGAGGAGTTCATACGCTCCAGGACAGAGGGTTTCGATGCTGCGCGTGATCGCATCGCAGAATACACTCCTGAGGTAGCGGAGCGGATATGCGGTGTGCCTGCTGATCTCATACATGATGCTGCTGTGTTATACGGAGGAGCAGATAATGCTGCGATCGTGTACGCGATGGGTATAACCCAGCACACGCATGGCACGGACAACGTCCAGGCGATCGTCAACCTTGCGCTTGCAACCGGTAATCTTGGCAGAGATGGATCTGGCATATATCCGCTTAGGGGCCATCAGAATGTCCAGGGAGCGTGCGATATGGGCGCGCTTCCCGATTACTACACAGGATATCAGAGGGTATCTGAATTCAGAGGGAAGTTCGAGGACGCATGGGATGTGAAGCTCCCCACATCTCAGGGCAATACGGCGGTGGAGATCATGGGCTCAGCGGGATCTGATATCAGGGGGATGTACATCTCGGGAGAGAATCCTCTCCTGAGTTACCCGAACAGCTCAAGAATCAGGAGGGCGCTGGAGTCCCTCGATCTCCTGGTGGTCTCGGATATCTTTCCGACAGAGACTACGAGAATGGCGGATGTCGTTCTTCCAATCGCATCATTTGCAGAGAAGGATGGAACCGTCACATCAACCGAGAGAAAGGTCCAGCTAATAAGAAAGGCGATCGATCCTCCAGGGAGTGCGCTGCCTGAGTGGGTCGTGGCAGCTAAGCTCTTAGAGGCCTTCGGTCTCTCATCCGGTTACCGTTCCTCGGCTGATGTGATGAGGGAGATAGCATCGCTGACCCCGAGCTACGGAGGTATCACACATGAGCGCCTGGAGGGTGGCGGAATCCACTGGCCATGCCCGACGCCTGATCATCCCGGAACGCCAGTGCTTTACAGAGACGGATTTCCGCGAGGGCATGCTTCGTTCAGGCATGTGGATCAGTGTGAGCATCAGCATCACAAGTTCACGCTCATCATAGGCAGGAGCCAGTACCAATTCCACACAGGGAGCATGACCAGGAGGGTATGCATCCTGGAACGCGAGGTGCCTGAGGCGTTTGTTGACATCAATCCAGAGGATGCTGCGGCTCTTGGAATAAGAAACGGGACCGGCGTGATCTTGGAGTCGGAGAGCGGCACCATACGGGCGAGGGCCAGGCTGAGCGATAACGTCAAAAGAGGCACACTGTTCATACCATTCCACTTCAGGGAATCGCCCGCGAACATGCTCACAGGATGGCAGCTCGATCCACACTCGAGGATTCCAGGTCTGAAGATCACATCTGTCAGCATCAGGAGGGAGGGTGCATGA
- a CDS encoding sulfide/dihydroorotate dehydrogenase-like FAD/NAD-binding protein, with protein MYRICEKEVLAPNIIHMCFEAPRIAGAARPGQFLIVRVDERGERLPLSLAGWDPEKGTVDVVFYVLGTSTMKLASLKEGDCVLNLAGPLGEPTEISHFGDVICACGCFGIGPAIPLIKSLKDAGNRVVTVVEGRSRSFIFWEDRLRSLSDKLHVVLGDGSCSEPGWANEFISRYLSEGNRVDRIFVHGCPFMMMVVSEASRPFGVKTVVSLTPLMVDGTGMCGACRVEVGGETRFACVDGPDFDGHLVNWRMLTNRMKQLVGEEDLSQRLWERRNWHRLVQIQTNGGMGRCYR; from the coding sequence ATGTACAGAATATGTGAGAAGGAGGTTCTTGCGCCCAACATAATCCACATGTGCTTCGAGGCGCCGCGTATCGCCGGGGCTGCCCGTCCAGGTCAGTTTCTCATCGTGAGAGTGGATGAGAGGGGCGAGAGGCTGCCGCTGAGCCTGGCCGGATGGGATCCGGAGAAGGGCACAGTTGATGTTGTGTTTTACGTTCTCGGCACGAGCACTATGAAGCTTGCATCCCTGAAGGAGGGGGATTGTGTTCTCAATCTTGCAGGCCCTCTGGGCGAACCGACTGAGATCTCCCACTTCGGCGATGTTATATGCGCCTGCGGATGCTTCGGGATCGGGCCGGCAATTCCCCTTATAAAATCTCTGAAGGATGCGGGAAACCGTGTTGTTACTGTGGTGGAGGGGCGCAGCAGGAGCTTCATATTCTGGGAGGACAGACTGAGGAGCCTCAGTGACAAGCTGCATGTGGTTCTGGGTGATGGGAGCTGCAGCGAGCCTGGCTGGGCGAACGAGTTCATCTCCAGATATCTGTCTGAGGGCAACAGGGTTGACAGGATCTTCGTTCACGGCTGCCCGTTCATGATGATGGTTGTGTCAGAGGCATCAAGGCCTTTTGGAGTGAAGACCGTGGTCAGCCTCACGCCCCTAATGGTCGATGGGACAGGAATGTGCGGCGCATGCAGGGTTGAGGTGGGAGGAGAGACAAGGTTCGCATGCGTAGACGGGCCGGATTTCGATGGTCATCTGGTGAACTGGAGGATGCTCACGAACAGGATGAAGCAGCTGGTCGGCGAGGAGGACCTCTCCCAGAGATTATGGGAGAGGCGGAACTGGCACAGGCTTGTGCAGATTCAGACGAACGGCGGCATGGGTCGGTGTTACAGGTGA
- a CDS encoding heavy metal translocating P-type ATPase, whose translation MRKRAEIRISGMTCATCASTIESALREKGVESASVNLGSETAHVEYDPSRLKLSELERAIRDAGYDVINERATVKVGGMVCATCESTVADAIREIDGVSDVTVNLSTEKAYVTYNPKVVSLDDIRRAVEDAGYQYLGVVGEESESLEAEIRARDLRERMRKIIVGFGASALLMALMYLAPMTHTMSIVMMCVATPAFVYVSSGIFRAAHRALRNRNLNMDVMYSMGTGVAFVSSVLSTFRILSHDFIFYETAVMLASFLNLGRYLETRAKWRTSDAIKKLVALQPRTATLIVDGSEKEIPAEMVKPGDIILIRPGERVPADGEIIEGEGYVDESMISGEPVPVLKKPGSQVIGGTLNKNAALKMRAMRVGRETFLAQIIDLVDKAQGSRPEIQRLADRVVGVFIPIVLSIAILSFLAWYFFGRSYLPEDRILMFAISSMISVLVVACPCALGLATPTAVTVGIGRGAELGILIKSGEALEASDKLTTVIFDKTGTLTVGRPEVTEIVGDERMLRLAAGIESRSEHPLGEAIVRMAISKGIDIPETKDFYAFPGMGVVGVVDGVEVAVGNRSFISERGTRIPDDMLERASALEELGQTVLFVSVSGAAAGAFAISDAIKDSAKAAVQKLKSMGLDVVMITGDNIRSARSVAEQIGIEEVHAEVLPQDKASEVRKLQQAGRTVAFVGDGINDAPALAQADLGIAIGSGTDVAIEAGEIVLIRDDLMDVVRGIQLSRKVMSRIKQNIFWAFAYNTALIPVAAGVLYPGFGITFRPELAGFAMALSSVTVVSLSLMLKRYIPDVQK comes from the coding sequence ATGAGGAAAAGGGCCGAGATCAGGATCTCCGGAATGACATGCGCCACATGCGCATCTACGATAGAGAGCGCTCTGAGAGAGAAGGGAGTCGAGAGCGCCAGCGTGAATCTGGGCAGCGAGACGGCTCACGTGGAGTATGATCCATCCAGGCTGAAGCTCTCGGAGCTGGAGAGGGCGATAAGGGATGCAGGATATGATGTGATCAACGAGAGAGCGACCGTGAAGGTGGGCGGCATGGTCTGCGCCACATGCGAATCGACGGTCGCAGATGCGATTCGCGAGATTGATGGCGTCTCCGATGTCACTGTGAACCTGAGCACAGAGAAGGCGTATGTCACCTACAATCCCAAAGTCGTCAGCCTGGATGATATCAGGAGGGCGGTGGAGGACGCCGGATATCAGTACCTGGGCGTGGTTGGCGAGGAGTCCGAGAGCCTCGAGGCCGAGATCAGGGCCAGGGATCTCAGGGAGAGGATGCGGAAGATAATCGTGGGATTCGGGGCGAGCGCTCTCCTCATGGCGCTCATGTATCTGGCACCGATGACACACACCATGAGCATAGTGATGATGTGTGTGGCGACCCCGGCCTTCGTGTACGTAAGTAGCGGTATATTCAGAGCTGCTCACAGGGCGCTCAGGAACAGAAACCTGAACATGGATGTGATGTACTCAATGGGCACCGGCGTGGCGTTCGTTTCCAGCGTCCTGAGCACATTCCGCATTCTGTCACACGATTTCATCTTCTATGAGACCGCGGTGATGCTGGCATCCTTCCTCAACCTGGGCAGGTATCTGGAGACCAGAGCGAAGTGGAGGACCTCAGACGCGATCAAGAAGCTCGTCGCACTCCAGCCGAGAACTGCGACACTTATCGTTGATGGCAGTGAGAAGGAGATACCGGCGGAGATGGTGAAGCCGGGAGATATCATCCTGATAAGGCCCGGTGAGAGGGTCCCGGCAGATGGCGAGATAATCGAGGGAGAAGGGTATGTGGACGAGTCGATGATATCAGGAGAGCCGGTTCCTGTTTTGAAAAAGCCAGGGTCACAGGTGATCGGAGGCACGCTGAACAAAAACGCTGCTCTGAAGATGCGCGCCATGCGCGTCGGAAGGGAGACATTCCTGGCGCAGATAATCGATCTCGTCGATAAAGCGCAGGGATCGAGGCCGGAGATTCAAAGGCTGGCGGACAGAGTCGTGGGCGTTTTCATTCCCATCGTCCTCTCAATCGCAATACTCTCATTCCTGGCATGGTACTTTTTCGGGAGATCTTATCTGCCTGAGGACAGGATCCTCATGTTCGCAATCTCCTCGATGATCTCTGTCCTCGTTGTGGCATGCCCGTGCGCGCTCGGCCTTGCCACACCAACCGCAGTGACCGTCGGGATAGGAAGAGGTGCGGAGCTCGGAATACTCATCAAGAGCGGAGAGGCACTTGAGGCCTCAGACAAACTCACCACAGTGATATTCGATAAGACAGGGACGCTCACAGTGGGGAGGCCTGAGGTCACCGAGATCGTGGGTGATGAGCGGATGCTCAGGCTGGCGGCAGGCATCGAGAGCAGATCCGAGCACCCCCTCGGCGAGGCGATCGTGCGCATGGCGATCTCAAAGGGGATCGATATCCCAGAGACAAAGGACTTCTACGCATTCCCTGGCATGGGTGTTGTTGGCGTTGTGGATGGCGTGGAGGTTGCTGTGGGGAACAGATCCTTCATCTCGGAGCGCGGAACCAGGATACCTGATGATATGCTGGAGAGAGCTAGCGCTCTTGAGGAGCTGGGGCAGACGGTGCTCTTCGTCTCTGTCTCCGGCGCTGCAGCAGGAGCTTTCGCGATATCCGATGCCATCAAGGACTCAGCGAAAGCCGCTGTGCAGAAGCTGAAGAGCATGGGGCTTGATGTCGTCATGATAACAGGGGACAACATCCGCTCCGCGAGGTCTGTGGCAGAGCAGATCGGGATCGAGGAGGTTCATGCAGAGGTGCTGCCCCAGGACAAGGCATCTGAGGTCAGGAAGCTCCAGCAGGCTGGCAGGACGGTAGCATTTGTCGGCGACGGCATAAACGACGCGCCAGCCCTCGCACAGGCCGACCTGGGGATAGCGATCGGCTCGGGAACAGATGTCGCCATAGAGGCCGGAGAGATCGTTCTCATAAGAGATGATCTCATGGATGTTGTGAGAGGAATACAGCTGAGCAGAAAGGTGATGTCGAGGATAAAGCAGAACATATTCTGGGCGTTTGCGTACAACACAGCTCTGATACCGGTTGCGGCAGGCGTTCTCTATCCGGGTTTCGGGATAACGTTCAGGCCGGAGCTGGCAGGTTTCGCGATGGCTCTCTCCTCGGTCACCGTCGTCTCCCTGTCGCTGATGCTCAAAAGGTATATACCAGATGTGCAAAAATAA